A region from the Desulfomarina profundi genome encodes:
- a CDS encoding sigma-54-dependent transcriptional regulator — MIPIGEIFFVDDEEEILLACRQTFELEGYSITTFSSAEKILPLLHEDWMGTVITDVKMPGMSGLQLLNEIKKISADIPVVILTGHGDVPMAIEAMQSGAYDFLEKPAPPEYLLDVARRSLETRRLGLENRSLKHRLETDSDIETRIIGISDEVQEMRRILLSLAVIDVDVLLIGETGAGKELAANCLHDLGHRHTGRFIPLNCGAIPANLVESELFGHEKGAFTSASRRRIGKIEQAQGGTLFLDEIESMPLDIQVKLLRTVQERVIERVGGNLTIPVDFRIIAASKVDLREAVRKGTFREDLFYRLNVARITIPPLRRRKKDIMLILQYFISQTAKQFQKKEVRIDAATRDRLEHYFWPGNVRELRNVAQQLVLGLELDLADPSAHSIDQVHFDLGFDHLVQEYEKKIIKEALARNGGKIERTAKMLGIPRKRLYLRMQKFNLKK; from the coding sequence ATGATTCCAATAGGTGAAATTTTTTTTGTTGACGATGAAGAGGAAATCCTCCTTGCCTGCCGGCAGACATTTGAGCTGGAAGGATATTCGATCACCACTTTCAGCTCTGCTGAGAAAATCCTGCCTCTCCTTCATGAAGACTGGATGGGGACAGTTATCACCGACGTGAAGATGCCGGGGATGAGTGGTCTGCAATTGTTGAATGAGATCAAGAAAATTTCGGCCGATATTCCAGTTGTTATCCTTACCGGCCATGGCGATGTTCCCATGGCCATTGAGGCCATGCAGTCAGGTGCTTATGATTTTCTTGAAAAGCCGGCTCCTCCTGAGTACCTCCTGGATGTAGCCAGACGCTCTCTTGAAACAAGACGACTCGGCCTTGAAAATCGCTCACTCAAACATCGCCTGGAAACCGATTCAGACATAGAAACACGCATTATAGGTATTTCAGATGAAGTCCAGGAAATGCGCAGAATTCTCTTGTCTCTTGCCGTTATTGACGTCGATGTTCTTCTCATTGGAGAGACAGGAGCAGGCAAGGAACTGGCAGCAAATTGTCTCCACGATCTCGGGCACCGGCACACGGGAAGGTTTATTCCCTTGAACTGCGGTGCTATTCCGGCAAATCTTGTTGAGAGTGAACTTTTCGGACATGAAAAAGGAGCTTTTACTTCCGCCTCCAGACGGCGAATAGGAAAAATCGAACAGGCCCAGGGGGGGACTCTTTTTCTTGACGAAATTGAATCCATGCCTCTGGATATCCAAGTTAAACTTCTGCGAACCGTACAGGAAAGAGTTATCGAACGGGTTGGGGGAAACCTGACAATCCCGGTTGATTTCCGTATTATTGCCGCCTCAAAGGTGGACCTGAGAGAAGCAGTCAGAAAAGGTACCTTCAGGGAGGATCTCTTTTACAGATTGAATGTGGCCAGGATCACCATTCCACCGCTTCGCAGAAGGAAAAAAGACATAATGCTCATTCTCCAGTATTTCATCTCACAGACAGCTAAGCAATTCCAGAAGAAAGAGGTGCGGATTGATGCCGCCACCCGGGACAGGCTGGAACACTATTTCTGGCCCGGCAATGTCAGAGAACTGCGCAACGTCGCTCAGCAACTTGTCCTGGGTCTAGAGCTGGATCTTGCAGACCCCTCAGCTCATTCTATTGACCAGGTTCATTTTGATCTGGGTTTTGATCATCTTGTCCAGGAATACGAGAAGAAAATCATCAAGGAAGCGCTTGCCAGAAATGGAGGAAAAATAGAAAGAACAGCAAAAATGCTTGGCATTCCCCGCAAAAGACTCTATCTCCGCATGCAGAAGTTCAATCTGAAAAAATGA